The region TGTCGAAACCTCCGCCGGAATTATCCTGCCTAACGATTACATTCGGAGAGTTGCCGACGCGACGCACGCCGTCGGTGGCCTCTTTGTGCTGGATTGCATTGCGTCGGGCACGATGTGGGTCGACATGGCAGCGCTTGGAGTTGATGTCCTGTGTAGCGCTCCCCAAAAAGGCTGGAGTGCTTCGCCTTGTGCCGGCCTGGTCATGATGAACGAGCGAGCCCGCGCCAGGATGGAAAACACCGCTAGCTCGAGCTTCGCGTGCGACCTCAAGAAGTGGACCGAGATCATGGAAGCCTATGAGGGTGGGGGCCATGCCTATCACGCCACCATGCCGACCGACGCCCTGATTGTCTTTCGGAATGTCATGTCCGAGGCTGAGATGTACGGGTTTGAGAATCTGAAAGCCGAACAACAAGAACTCGGTGACCGGGTGAGGGCTCTCCTTGGCCAGTTCGGGTTCAAAAGCCTGGCCGCTCCCGGGTTTGAAGCTCCAGGGGTGGTGGTCGCCTACACCGATGACCCGTCGATCAAGAACGGATCGAAGTTTGCCGGCGCCGGCATACAGATCGCCGCCGGTGTACCGCTGGCGTGCGACGAACCAGCCGACTTCTCGACGTTTCGCATGGGGATATTTGGCCTCGACAAACTGCACAACATCGACCGGACGGTCGCGTTGTTGGAAAACACCCTTGGAGTTATTCTGAGCTCCTAGGTCCTTCCACGAAGTCTTAGGCATAGTCCTCGATCGGGACGCAGGAGCACACTAGGTGACGGTCCCCGTAACCCCCGTCGATCCGTGACACGGGTGGCCAGTACTTCCGACCGGTGTGCGCCGATCCCGGGTAGGCACCCTGCATGCGGGGATAGGCCCGGTCCCAGTCT is a window of Acidimicrobiia bacterium DNA encoding:
- a CDS encoding alanine--glyoxylate aminotransferase family protein; protein product: MPGLLPDVDPDGLLEYSVVYTDRAVNHMSQLFQLAMRDISATLKTVYKATTVAVVPGSGTFGMEAVARQFANGEHCLVLRNGWFSYRWTQIFDAGGIPASHTVLKARAIEEGRQAFFAPAPIDEVEATIASERPAVVFAPHVETSAGIILPNDYIRRVADATHAVGGLFVLDCIASGTMWVDMAALGVDVLCSAPQKGWSASPCAGLVMMNERARARMENTASSSFACDLKKWTEIMEAYEGGGHAYHATMPTDALIVFRNVMSEAEMYGFENLKAEQQELGDRVRALLGQFGFKSLAAPGFEAPGVVVAYTDDPSIKNGSKFAGAGIQIAAGVPLACDEPADFSTFRMGIFGLDKLHNIDRTVALLENTLGVILSS